In a genomic window of Amycolatopsis japonica:
- a CDS encoding metallopeptidase family protein yields the protein MPVEMTQQRFEELVSEALDELPPEFADAMDNVVVLVEEFNEESPTILGLYHGVALTERTHEYGGVLPDRISIYRRPLLQMCDTEEDVVEEVLITVVHEVGHHFGIDDERLHELGWG from the coding sequence GTGCCCGTCGAGATGACCCAGCAGCGTTTCGAGGAGCTGGTCTCGGAGGCGCTGGACGAGCTCCCGCCCGAATTCGCGGACGCCATGGACAACGTCGTGGTGCTCGTGGAGGAGTTCAACGAGGAGTCGCCCACGATCCTCGGGCTGTATCACGGGGTCGCGCTGACCGAGCGGACCCACGAGTACGGAGGGGTGTTGCCCGACCGGATCTCGATCTACCGGCGCCCGTTGTTGCAGATGTGCGACACCGAGGAGGACGTCGTCGAGGAGGTGCTGATCACGGTGGTGCACGAGGTCGGGCACCATTTCGGTATCGACGACGAGCGGTTGCACGAACTCGGCTGGGGCTGA
- a CDS encoding DUF3558 family protein, translating to MNRRRTPITALFAAVLLLGGCSETISGTASPVPGQGPVLTKAAPCSLLTPEHADALALKLPGVETKGNQAQKLPPMCLLSERDDSPRGVSLSITQSVDIPLNDFYAGAQPGEKYGIGGFTWTRYASPLGPTACSLSTELGPSSFVEIGSETQTGAPESTACDLALAAAPAIASRLPGGQPNPKIVAPPGQKKPEPSGPLLQVDPCTLLKPDEAAKLAIAQGAPVDPANLANPEDKGCEWKDSDGDKGQRPLNVTFFPSTAVADVAGLQGTPEETDLAGRKWTVRSDAATKYCTAALPITATSTVKVSSGHWDDETKACDLLRAALPTVSAALPAGS from the coding sequence ATGAACCGCCGTCGCACACCGATCACCGCGTTGTTCGCGGCGGTCCTCCTGCTCGGCGGATGTTCCGAGACGATCTCGGGTACGGCGTCGCCGGTGCCCGGCCAGGGGCCGGTGCTCACCAAGGCGGCGCCGTGCTCGTTGCTCACCCCCGAACACGCCGACGCGCTGGCGCTCAAGCTGCCGGGCGTCGAGACCAAGGGCAACCAGGCACAGAAGCTCCCGCCGATGTGCCTGCTGTCCGAACGCGACGATTCGCCGCGCGGGGTGTCCCTTTCGATCACGCAGAGCGTCGACATCCCGCTGAACGACTTCTACGCCGGTGCCCAGCCGGGTGAGAAGTACGGCATCGGCGGCTTCACCTGGACGCGCTATGCGTCCCCGCTCGGCCCGACGGCCTGCTCGCTGAGCACGGAACTCGGGCCGTCCTCGTTCGTCGAAATCGGCAGCGAGACCCAGACGGGCGCGCCCGAGTCGACGGCCTGCGATCTCGCGCTCGCCGCGGCCCCCGCGATCGCGTCGAGGCTGCCCGGCGGCCAGCCGAACCCGAAGATCGTCGCGCCGCCGGGGCAGAAGAAACCCGAGCCTTCCGGGCCGTTGCTGCAAGTCGACCCGTGCACGCTGCTGAAGCCCGACGAAGCCGCGAAGCTGGCCATCGCCCAGGGCGCCCCGGTCGATCCGGCCAACCTGGCCAATCCCGAGGACAAGGGCTGCGAGTGGAAGGACTCCGACGGCGACAAGGGGCAGCGTCCGCTGAACGTGACGTTCTTCCCGTCGACGGCCGTCGCCGACGTCGCCGGGCTGCAGGGCACCCCCGAGGAGACCGACCTCGCCGGTCGCAAGTGGACGGTCCGCTCCGACGCCGCCACGAAGTACTGCACGGCCGCGCTGCCGATCACCGCGACGTCCACCGTGAAGGTGTCCAGCGGCCACTGGGACGACGAGACGAAAGCCTGTGACCTGCTGCGGGCCGCGCTGCCGACGGTGAGCGCCGCGCTGCCCGCCGGTTCGTGA
- the lhgO gene encoding L-2-hydroxyglutarate oxidase, with protein sequence MRTVVVIGGGIVGLATAWELTKRGLDVTVLEKEEHWAAHQTGHNSNVVHAGLYYKPGSFKARMSTAGNRSIVDFARQYGVPVEVCGKLVVATSEAELPALKVLAERAEANGVPAKLITPSEAREYEPEVSCVAALRVESTGIIDFAGVCAALVRLLDESDADLRLGTPALGIRPGRTGGVEVATGDDVIHADALVNCAGLHADRVARLAGLTPSARIVPFRGEYYELKPERRHLVRGLIYPVPDASLPFLGVHLTRMLDGSVHAGPNAVLALRREGYTWRDVSAKDLAEVARFPGVWRLARKYAYPTGLDEVRRSFSRRRFAESLARLVPAVTEDDIVRHGSGVRAQALRPDGALVDDFLIETARNQVHVLNAPSPAATSALEIAKHIADEVTGQAVS encoded by the coding sequence GTGCGCACAGTCGTAGTCATCGGGGGCGGGATCGTCGGTCTCGCCACAGCCTGGGAACTGACCAAACGGGGTCTGGACGTCACGGTGCTCGAGAAGGAGGAGCACTGGGCGGCCCACCAGACCGGGCACAACTCCAACGTCGTGCACGCCGGGCTCTACTACAAGCCGGGTTCCTTCAAGGCCAGGATGTCCACCGCGGGCAATCGGTCCATTGTGGACTTCGCCCGGCAGTACGGGGTGCCGGTCGAGGTGTGCGGCAAACTCGTCGTCGCCACCTCCGAAGCGGAGCTTCCGGCGCTCAAGGTGCTCGCCGAACGCGCGGAGGCCAACGGGGTCCCGGCCAAGCTGATCACCCCGAGCGAGGCCCGCGAGTACGAGCCCGAGGTCTCGTGCGTCGCCGCGTTGCGCGTGGAGTCCACCGGCATCATCGACTTCGCGGGCGTCTGCGCCGCGCTGGTGCGGCTGCTCGACGAGTCCGACGCCGACCTGCGGCTCGGCACGCCCGCGCTGGGGATCCGGCCCGGCCGCACCGGCGGCGTCGAGGTGGCGACCGGCGACGACGTGATCCACGCGGACGCCCTCGTCAACTGCGCGGGCCTGCACGCGGACCGGGTCGCCCGGCTCGCCGGGCTCACCCCGAGCGCGCGGATCGTGCCGTTCCGCGGCGAGTACTACGAACTGAAGCCCGAACGCCGCCATCTGGTGCGGGGCCTGATCTACCCGGTCCCCGACGCGTCGCTGCCGTTCCTCGGCGTGCACCTGACCCGCATGCTCGACGGCAGCGTGCACGCCGGCCCCAACGCCGTGCTCGCGCTGCGGCGTGAGGGCTACACCTGGCGCGACGTGTCGGCGAAAGACCTCGCCGAGGTCGCCCGTTTCCCCGGTGTCTGGCGGCTCGCGCGCAAGTACGCGTACCCGACCGGGCTCGACGAGGTCCGCCGGTCGTTCTCCCGCCGCCGCTTCGCCGAAAGCCTCGCGCGGCTCGTGCCCGCCGTCACCGAGGACGACATCGTGCGGCACGGCTCCGGGGTCCGGGCACAGGCGCTGCGCCCGGACGGCGCCCTCGTCGACGACTTCCTGATCGAGACCGCGCGGAACCAGGTGCACGTCCTCAACGCACCCTCACCGGCGGCGACCAGCGCGCTGGAGATCGCGAAGCACATCGCCGACGAGGTGACCGGCCAGGCCGTGTCCTAG
- a CDS encoding aspartate aminotransferase family protein — protein MTDADLLARHKAVLPSWLALYYDEPIEIVHAQDRRVIDSTGRTYLDFFAGILTNSMGYDVSAISDAVRKQLDTGILHTSTLYLIRSQVELAERIAKLSGIPDAKVFFTNSGTEANDTALMLATQYRRSNQVLAMRNSYHGRSFATVGITGNRGWSASSLSPVKVSYVHGGYRYRSPFRELSDTEYIDACVADLVDVLETGTSGDVACMIAEPIQGVGGFSSPPDGLFKAMKEVLDQYGILFISDEVQTGWGRTGEHYWGIQAHDVVPDAMTFAKGLGNGLAIGGLVARGDLVDCLTANSISTFGGNPVAMAGAAAVLDHIADHDLQANALARGNELLDGLRAAGNPLIGDVRGKGLMIGVELVEPGGMTPNQGAAARMMEETKARGLLIGKGGLHGNVLRIAPPMTLTAEEAAEGLGIIVDALAAIS, from the coding sequence ATGACCGATGCGGACCTGCTGGCGCGGCACAAGGCGGTACTGCCGTCGTGGCTGGCGCTCTACTACGACGAGCCGATCGAGATCGTGCACGCGCAGGACCGCCGGGTCATCGACTCGACCGGGCGCACCTACCTGGACTTCTTCGCGGGCATCCTGACGAACTCCATGGGTTACGACGTCTCGGCGATCAGCGACGCCGTGCGCAAGCAGCTCGACACCGGCATCCTGCACACGTCGACGCTGTATCTGATCCGCTCGCAGGTCGAGCTGGCCGAGCGCATCGCGAAACTCTCCGGCATCCCCGACGCGAAGGTGTTCTTCACCAACTCCGGGACCGAGGCCAACGACACCGCGCTCATGCTCGCCACCCAGTACCGGCGCAGCAACCAGGTGCTGGCGATGCGGAACTCGTACCACGGGCGGTCGTTCGCGACGGTCGGCATCACGGGCAACCGCGGCTGGTCGGCGTCGTCGCTCAGCCCGGTGAAGGTGAGCTACGTGCACGGCGGCTACCGGTACCGCAGCCCGTTCCGCGAGCTTTCGGACACCGAGTACATCGACGCGTGCGTCGCGGACCTCGTGGACGTCCTGGAGACGGGTACTTCGGGCGACGTCGCCTGCATGATCGCCGAGCCGATCCAGGGCGTAGGCGGCTTCAGCTCACCGCCGGACGGCCTGTTCAAGGCGATGAAGGAGGTTCTCGACCAGTACGGGATCCTGTTCATCTCCGACGAGGTCCAGACCGGCTGGGGACGGACCGGGGAACACTATTGGGGGATCCAGGCGCACGACGTCGTCCCGGACGCGATGACCTTCGCGAAGGGGCTCGGCAACGGCCTCGCCATCGGCGGCCTCGTGGCGCGCGGCGACCTCGTCGACTGCCTGACCGCGAACTCGATCTCGACCTTCGGCGGCAACCCGGTCGCGATGGCGGGCGCGGCCGCGGTGCTCGACCACATCGCCGACCACGATCTGCAGGCCAACGCGCTCGCCCGCGGCAACGAACTGCTCGACGGCCTGCGCGCGGCCGGGAATCCGCTGATCGGCGACGTGCGCGGCAAGGGCCTGATGATCGGCGTCGAGCTGGTCGAGCCGGGCGGCATGACCCCGAACCAGGGCGCCGCGGCGCGGATGATGGAGGAGACCAAGGCGCGCGGGCTGCTGATCGGCAAGGGCGGGCTGCACGGCAACGTGCTGCGGATCGCGCCGCCGATGACGCTGACCGCCGAAGAGGCCGCGGAGGGCCTCGGGATCATCGTGGACGCGCTGGCCGCCATCTCCTGA
- a CDS encoding TetR/AcrR family transcriptional regulator — MSREERRERILAAAARVFAASGYDAAGMREVATAAGISTPVLYDHFPSKAALYAGLLESEVDSLLAGWADLPPSDTAEGLLRARVAAIFAWMETNERGWRMIFAETPSDEGVAEVHRRGQARSTARLTEVFGQVPGLALTADLPRDRANEALAEAAKSALNAIATWWWDNRDIPREQVVALTTDLLWRGLGNLIQEDR, encoded by the coding sequence TTGAGCAGGGAAGAACGCCGGGAGCGCATCCTGGCCGCGGCGGCGCGGGTGTTCGCCGCGTCCGGGTACGACGCGGCGGGGATGCGCGAGGTCGCGACGGCCGCGGGGATCAGCACGCCCGTGCTCTACGACCATTTCCCTTCCAAGGCGGCGCTGTACGCCGGCCTGCTGGAGTCCGAAGTGGACAGTCTGCTGGCCGGCTGGGCCGACCTGCCGCCGTCGGACACCGCCGAGGGGCTGCTGCGCGCCAGGGTGGCGGCGATCTTCGCCTGGATGGAGACGAACGAACGCGGCTGGCGGATGATCTTCGCCGAGACGCCGTCCGACGAGGGCGTCGCCGAGGTGCACCGGCGCGGCCAGGCCAGGTCGACCGCGCGACTGACCGAGGTGTTCGGCCAGGTCCCCGGCCTGGCGCTGACCGCGGACCTGCCGCGCGACCGCGCGAACGAAGCGCTCGCCGAAGCGGCGAAGAGCGCGCTGAACGCCATCGCCACCTGGTGGTGGGACAACCGCGACATCCCGCGGGAGCAAGTCGTCGCGCTCACGACGGATCTGTTGTGGCGCGGACTGGGGAATCTGATCCAGGAGGACCGATGA
- a CDS encoding septum formation family protein, translating to MSQQAERFRDPRNALSTLRTRLVMAGVFAGAIIALSLSVAFSWNVGPEGGAGGGAPKLSPAAAEAFQSPPGTCLTWNNPDATDARRVPCAESHLFEVTSIVDIGAQYPPGVPSPNLEQWQEISRSRCTIDVKPYLGRNLDPYGKLSMNLLRPTPAQWADGDRQLRCGLQWAGQGGKLQPTKGPAKEQDQSAVWEPGTCLALLNNSFGDPIDCAQAHSYEIIATLDLKTKFKDGYPSQEQQNTWLDTECSTASQEYTGNADLAAKKLILSWDVREQESWDAGSTLVNCKVAAVLPDNKGLAPVTGSVKVGNGEAPPPSSSSPPKTGG from the coding sequence ATGTCTCAACAGGCCGAGCGGTTCCGTGATCCGCGAAACGCGCTGAGCACCCTGCGCACCCGGCTCGTCATGGCCGGTGTGTTCGCGGGCGCGATCATCGCGCTTTCGCTGAGTGTGGCGTTTTCGTGGAACGTGGGCCCGGAGGGCGGTGCGGGCGGCGGCGCCCCCAAACTGTCGCCCGCCGCGGCCGAGGCGTTCCAATCTCCCCCTGGCACCTGTCTGACCTGGAACAATCCGGACGCCACCGACGCGCGGCGCGTGCCGTGCGCGGAGTCCCATCTGTTCGAGGTCACCAGCATCGTCGACATCGGCGCGCAGTACCCGCCGGGGGTGCCGAGCCCGAACCTGGAGCAGTGGCAGGAGATCTCCCGCTCGCGTTGCACGATCGACGTCAAGCCGTACCTCGGCCGCAACCTCGATCCCTACGGCAAGCTGAGCATGAACCTGCTCCGGCCGACGCCCGCGCAGTGGGCCGACGGCGACCGGCAGCTGCGGTGCGGTCTGCAATGGGCGGGCCAGGGCGGCAAGCTGCAGCCGACCAAGGGGCCCGCGAAGGAGCAGGACCAGTCGGCGGTGTGGGAGCCGGGCACCTGTCTCGCGCTGCTCAACAACAGCTTCGGCGACCCGATCGACTGCGCGCAGGCCCATTCGTACGAGATCATCGCGACGCTCGACCTCAAGACGAAGTTCAAGGACGGCTACCCCTCGCAGGAGCAGCAGAACACCTGGCTCGACACCGAATGCTCGACGGCCTCGCAGGAGTACACCGGCAACGCGGATCTGGCGGCGAAGAAGCTCATCCTCAGCTGGGACGTCCGCGAGCAGGAGAGCTGGGACGCCGGGTCCACGCTGGTGAACTGCAAGGTCGCCGCGGTCCTGCCGGACAACAAGGGGCTGGCGCCGGTCACCGGGAGCGTCAAGGTCGGCAACGGCGAGGCCCCGCCGCCGTCGTCCTCCTCGCCCCCGAAGACCGGAGGGTGA
- a CDS encoding glutathionylspermidine synthase family protein — translation MYRDSKPPRRDWQNIVEEQGLVFGTPARDGSGKSRPYWDESVHYVFDMDEILSVEADVELLHSMCLEAVDNVITTEQYHRFGIPEWVWPHIAESWKRQDPHVYGRFDLRYDGKSPAKLLEYNADTPTSLLEAAVLQWHWKTAVFPENDQWNSIHEKLVERWGELADKLPSNELHFTWSSADPSGEDHVTTAYLQETAAEAGLDTVGLSIEEIGWDPVLKRFVDLEEAQMATVVKLYPWEWVVDEEFGRFAVETMPRTLWVEPLWKMILSNKTLLAILWENYPGHPNLLPAFADDPGLLTEYVRKPKLGREGANVQIVATGYETQTDGVYGAEGYVYQAFDPLPEFQGYRPALGAWIVGDQAAGLGIRETAGLVTDDGAAFVPHRIVES, via the coding sequence GTGTACCGGGATTCCAAGCCGCCCCGGCGGGATTGGCAGAACATCGTCGAAGAGCAGGGGCTGGTCTTCGGCACGCCCGCGCGCGACGGCTCCGGCAAGTCCCGGCCGTACTGGGACGAGTCGGTCCACTACGTCTTCGACATGGACGAGATCCTGTCGGTCGAGGCGGACGTCGAACTGCTGCACTCGATGTGCCTCGAAGCGGTCGACAACGTGATCACCACCGAGCAGTACCACCGCTTCGGCATCCCGGAGTGGGTCTGGCCGCATATCGCGGAGTCGTGGAAGCGGCAGGATCCGCACGTCTACGGCCGGTTCGACCTGCGCTACGACGGCAAGAGCCCGGCGAAGCTGCTGGAGTACAACGCCGACACCCCGACCTCGCTGCTCGAGGCCGCGGTGCTGCAGTGGCACTGGAAGACCGCGGTCTTCCCGGAGAACGACCAGTGGAACTCGATCCACGAGAAGCTCGTCGAGCGCTGGGGCGAACTCGCCGACAAGCTGCCCTCGAACGAACTGCACTTCACCTGGTCCTCGGCCGATCCGTCCGGTGAGGACCACGTCACCACGGCGTACCTGCAGGAGACCGCGGCCGAGGCCGGGCTCGACACCGTCGGCCTGTCGATCGAGGAGATCGGCTGGGACCCGGTGCTCAAGCGGTTCGTCGACCTCGAAGAGGCGCAGATGGCGACCGTGGTGAAGCTCTACCCGTGGGAATGGGTGGTCGACGAGGAGTTCGGCCGCTTCGCCGTGGAGACCATGCCGCGCACGCTGTGGGTCGAGCCGCTGTGGAAGATGATCCTCTCCAACAAGACGCTGCTCGCGATCCTGTGGGAGAACTACCCAGGGCATCCGAACCTGCTGCCCGCCTTCGCCGACGACCCCGGTCTGCTGACCGAGTACGTCCGCAAGCCGAAACTCGGCCGCGAGGGCGCGAACGTGCAGATCGTCGCCACCGGCTACGAGACGCAGACCGACGGGGTCTACGGCGCGGAAGGGTACGTCTACCAGGCGTTCGACCCGCTCCCGGAGTTCCAGGGTTACCGGCCCGCGCTCGGCGCGTGGATCGTCGGGGACCAGGCCGCCGGTCTCGGTATCCGCGAGACCGCGGGACTCGTCACGGACGACGGTGCGGCGTTCGTCCCGCACCGCATCGTCGAGTCGTGA
- a CDS encoding DUF350 domain-containing protein: MTTTLALSDTFGSDLVRGIGAILLYGVVGLLMMFAGFWAIDWTTPGKLSQLVTRGLPNAVIVTASGLLSMAFIIVVAIANSASDLTEGLITSLVYGLLGIIVQVAAVRLLEWATRIDIRSTIESEKFAPASVVVASAHLALGLIVAVAIS; encoded by the coding sequence GTGACCACCACCCTTGCGCTGTCCGACACGTTCGGCTCCGACCTCGTGCGAGGGATCGGCGCGATCCTGCTGTACGGCGTCGTCGGCCTGCTGATGATGTTCGCCGGGTTCTGGGCGATCGACTGGACCACGCCCGGCAAGCTGTCCCAGCTGGTCACCCGCGGCCTGCCGAACGCGGTCATCGTCACCGCGTCGGGCCTGCTGTCGATGGCGTTCATCATCGTCGTGGCGATCGCGAACTCCGCCAGCGACCTGACCGAGGGCCTCATCACCTCGCTGGTCTACGGCCTGCTCGGCATCATCGTGCAGGTGGCCGCCGTCCGGCTGCTGGAGTGGGCGACCCGGATCGACATCCGCTCGACCATCGAAAGCGAGAAGTTCGCCCCGGCCAGCGTCGTCGTGGCCTCCGCGCACCTGGCCCTCGGCCTGATCGTGGCCGTTGCCATCTCGTGA
- a CDS encoding haloalkane dehalogenase yields MRLLRTPDDRFSDLPDFDFEPRYAELVDLHGGVIRVGYVEAGPEDGPPVLLLHGEPTWSYLYRKVIPVLADAGLRAIAPDLVGFGRSDKPGDMVDHTYQRHVEWMRAFAFDVLDLTDVTLVGQDWGGLIGLRLVAENPDRFARIVAANTGLPTGDTDMPELWHKFRDAMENAQVIDVGRFVQSGCQTKLSEEVRAAYDAPFPNEMYKAAPRAMPSLVPITPDDPASAANRAALKVLSELDKPFLVSFSDGDPITAPWGLELRGSMRGARELEHPTITGAGHFLQEDAGGRLGEVIARFARS; encoded by the coding sequence GTGCGCCTTTTAAGGACACCGGACGACCGGTTCTCGGACCTGCCCGATTTCGACTTCGAACCGCGCTACGCGGAGCTCGTCGACCTTCACGGCGGCGTGATCAGAGTGGGATACGTGGAGGCCGGACCCGAGGACGGACCGCCCGTTCTCCTGCTTCACGGCGAGCCGACCTGGTCCTACCTCTATCGCAAGGTCATCCCGGTGCTCGCCGACGCCGGGCTGCGCGCCATCGCGCCCGACCTGGTCGGCTTCGGCCGCTCCGACAAACCCGGCGACATGGTCGACCACACCTACCAGCGGCACGTCGAGTGGATGCGCGCGTTCGCCTTCGACGTCCTCGACCTGACCGACGTCACCCTGGTCGGCCAGGACTGGGGCGGCCTGATCGGCCTGCGGCTGGTCGCGGAGAACCCCGACCGTTTCGCCAGGATCGTCGCGGCCAACACCGGCCTCCCGACCGGCGACACCGACATGCCCGAGCTCTGGCACAAGTTCCGCGACGCCATGGAGAACGCCCAGGTCATCGACGTCGGGCGGTTCGTCCAGTCGGGTTGCCAGACCAAGCTGTCCGAGGAGGTCCGCGCCGCCTACGACGCGCCCTTCCCGAACGAGATGTACAAGGCCGCGCCGCGCGCGATGCCGTCCCTGGTGCCGATCACCCCGGACGATCCGGCGTCGGCGGCCAACCGGGCCGCACTGAAGGTGCTGTCCGAACTGGACAAGCCGTTCCTGGTCTCGTTCTCCGACGGGGACCCGATCACCGCGCCGTGGGGCCTCGAACTGCGGGGCTCGATGCGCGGCGCCCGCGAACTGGAGCATCCGACGATCACCGGCGCCGGGCACTTCCTGCAGGAGGACGCCGGCGGGCGGCTGGGCGAGGTCATCGCCCGTTTCGCCCGCTCCTGA
- a CDS encoding DUF3558 family protein, whose amino-acid sequence MRFRNSLAIGLAVLTLGGCTSTIAGTAAPVPGQGPVITKAEPCTLLSEEHANALGVTYPGAERPAKPEQKVPAVCRFRELEGVRKASSLEVALSKDLSVNEYMNGAQSGEKFGIGGFTWTRYATILGPTYCSLSTELTPDSFVEISSESPDHTEGNACDLAKAAAPAVASKLPGGEQNPQITAPPGQKPAEPGGPLVSTDPCAMLKPEQTAQLRLAPTGEPMKSTSDPNQVGCEWADTDGEKGEKALDLWFYPATAMDETPTLISQGEPQDFESGGRKWKIYTESGSKLCAAGIAITATSTVAIIAGNLDDPAKACEVIKAAVPLLNTNLPPSS is encoded by the coding sequence ATGCGGTTTCGGAACTCGCTCGCGATCGGGCTGGCGGTGCTGACGCTCGGCGGCTGCACGTCGACGATCGCCGGTACGGCTGCGCCGGTGCCCGGACAGGGACCGGTGATCACGAAGGCCGAGCCGTGCACACTGCTCTCGGAGGAGCACGCGAACGCGCTGGGAGTCACCTATCCCGGAGCGGAGCGCCCCGCCAAACCCGAACAGAAGGTGCCCGCGGTCTGCCGGTTCCGCGAGCTGGAGGGCGTGCGCAAGGCGTCGAGCCTCGAGGTCGCGTTGAGCAAGGACCTGTCCGTGAACGAGTACATGAACGGCGCCCAGTCCGGCGAGAAGTTCGGCATCGGCGGCTTCACCTGGACGCGGTACGCCACCATCCTCGGGCCGACCTACTGCTCGCTGAGCACGGAGCTCACGCCGGACTCGTTCGTGGAGATCTCCAGCGAGAGCCCCGACCACACCGAGGGCAACGCGTGCGACCTCGCCAAGGCGGCGGCCCCGGCCGTGGCGTCGAAGCTGCCGGGCGGGGAGCAGAACCCGCAGATCACCGCCCCGCCGGGGCAGAAGCCCGCCGAGCCGGGCGGTCCGCTCGTGAGCACCGACCCGTGCGCCATGCTCAAGCCCGAGCAGACCGCCCAGCTGCGGCTCGCCCCCACCGGCGAACCGATGAAGTCCACCTCGGATCCGAACCAGGTCGGCTGCGAATGGGCCGATACCGACGGCGAAAAGGGCGAAAAGGCGCTCGACCTCTGGTTCTACCCGGCGACGGCGATGGACGAGACTCCGACGCTGATCTCGCAGGGCGAACCGCAGGACTTCGAGTCGGGCGGTCGCAAGTGGAAGATCTACACCGAGTCGGGCAGCAAACTGTGCGCGGCGGGTATCGCGATCACCGCGACGTCGACGGTGGCGATCATCGCGGGCAACCTCGACGACCCCGCGAAGGCGTGCGAAGTGATCAAGGCCGCGGTTCCGCTGCTGAACACGAACCTGCCGCCGTCGTCCTAG
- the serS gene encoding serine--tRNA ligase — protein MIDPRTLRDEPDVVRASQRARGEDEGVVDKLLSLDSRRRSSIAAADKLRAEQKSLGKLIPKAQGDERAELLAKAKELAAQVKTAEVEQTEASEEFEQLHRLVPNLVHPDAPEGGEDDYVVLKHVGEPKKFDFEPKDHLELCEGLGALDMERGAKVSGSRFYFLTGVGAQLQLGLLNMAIAQATANGFTPMITPTLVRPEIMAGTGFLGAHSSEVYRLRDDDLYLVGTSEVPLAGYHADEILDLGKGAKRYAGWSSCYRREAGSYGKDTRGIIRVHQFDKVEMFVYTRPEDAEAEHARLLDWEEQMLAKIEVPYRVIDTATGDLGTSAYRKFDCEAWVPSQETYRELTSTSNCTTFQARRLGIRYRDDDGRPQTVATLNGTLATTRWIVAILENHQLEDGSVRVPEALRPFLGGTEVLTPTSK, from the coding sequence GTGATTGACCCCAGGACTCTGCGCGATGAACCGGACGTCGTGCGCGCATCGCAGCGCGCCCGTGGCGAGGACGAAGGAGTGGTCGACAAGCTGCTCTCCCTCGACTCCCGCCGCCGGTCCTCCATCGCCGCCGCCGACAAGCTGCGCGCCGAGCAGAAGTCGCTGGGCAAGCTCATCCCGAAGGCACAGGGCGACGAGCGGGCCGAGCTCCTCGCCAAGGCGAAGGAGCTCGCCGCCCAGGTCAAGACGGCCGAGGTCGAGCAGACCGAGGCGTCGGAGGAGTTCGAGCAGCTGCACCGCCTGGTGCCGAACCTCGTCCACCCCGACGCGCCCGAAGGCGGCGAGGACGACTACGTCGTGCTCAAGCACGTCGGCGAGCCGAAGAAGTTCGACTTCGAGCCGAAGGACCACCTCGAACTCTGCGAGGGTCTCGGCGCGCTCGACATGGAGCGCGGCGCGAAGGTGTCGGGCTCGCGGTTCTACTTCCTCACCGGCGTCGGTGCCCAGCTCCAGCTCGGCCTGCTGAACATGGCGATCGCGCAGGCGACCGCGAACGGCTTCACCCCGATGATCACGCCGACCCTCGTGCGGCCGGAGATCATGGCGGGCACCGGGTTCCTCGGCGCGCACTCGTCGGAGGTCTACCGGCTGCGCGACGACGACCTGTACCTCGTCGGCACCTCCGAGGTCCCGCTCGCCGGCTACCACGCCGACGAGATCCTCGACCTCGGCAAGGGCGCGAAGCGGTACGCGGGCTGGTCTTCCTGCTACCGCCGCGAGGCCGGTTCGTACGGCAAGGACACCCGCGGCATCATCCGCGTGCACCAGTTCGACAAGGTCGAGATGTTCGTCTACACGCGTCCCGAGGACGCCGAGGCCGAGCACGCGCGCCTGCTGGACTGGGAAGAGCAGATGCTCGCCAAGATCGAGGTCCCGTACCGGGTGATCGACACCGCCACCGGCGACCTCGGCACGTCGGCGTACCGGAAGTTCGACTGCGAGGCGTGGGTGCCGTCGCAGGAGACCTACCGCGAGCTGACCTCGACGTCGAACTGCACGACGTTCCAGGCCCGCCGCCTCGGCATCCGCTACCGCGACGACGACGGCCGCCCGCAGACCGTCGCCACGCTGAACGGCACGCTCGCCACCACCAGGTGGATCGTCGCGATCCTGGAGAACCACCAGCTCGAAGACGGTTCGGTCCGGGTGCCGGAGGCGCTTCGTCCCTTCCTCGGCGGAACCGAGGTGCTCACGCCGACATCGAAGTAG